DNA sequence from the Streptomyces sp. MST-110588 genome:
GTTCCTCGCGCCGGTCGGCGGCACCGCTGAGCCAGTGGACCCGTGGGTCCCGGCGGAACCAGGAGTCCTGACGGCGCGCGAAGCGCTTGGTGGCGCGTACGGTTTCCTCGCGCGCCTCCTGCTCCGTGCACTCGCCCGCCAACTGCGCCAGCACCTGCTGGTACCCGAGCGCGCGGGAGGCCGTGCGCCCCTCGCGCAGTCCCGCGCCCTCCAGGCGCCGTACCTCCTCGACGAGTCCTTCGTCCCACATCCGGTCCACCCGCGCGGCTATCCGCCCGTCCAGCTCGGGGCGCTCGACGTCGACCCCGATCTGGAGTGTGTCGTAGAACGCCTCGTGACCCGGGAGGTTGGCGGTGAAGGGGCGGCCGGTGATCTCGATGACCTCCAGGGCCCGTACGATGCGGCGGCCGTTGCCGGGCAGGATGGCGCGGGCGGCCTCGGGGTCGGCGGCGGCCAGCCGGGCGTGCAGCGCGCCGCTGCCCAGCTCCGCCAGCTCCTCCTCCAGCCGGGCCCGTACCTCCGGGTCGGTGCCGGGGAAGTCCAGGGCGTCGATGGCGGCGCGTACGTACAGGCCGGAGCCGCCCACCAGGACCGGGGTGCGGCCGGCGGCGAGCAGCCGGTCGATCTCGGCGCGGGCCAGCCGCTGGTACTCGGCGACGCTGGCCGCCTCGGTGACGTCCCAGACGTCCAGCAGGTGGTGCGGCACATTCCGGCGCTCGGCCACCGTCAGCTTGGCGGTACCGATGTCCATGCCCCGGTAGAGCTGCATGGAGTCGGCGTTGACGACCTCGCCGCCCAGGTGCCGGGCGAGCGCGACGCCCAGATCGGACTTTCCGGCCGCGGTGGGGCCGACGACGGCGATGACCCGGGGTACGGGAACTGCGGTGTTCACCTCGTCAGTCTCGCAAACCTCGGGGCTTCATCTCGAATGAGCGACGTAACGGTCGGCCTTCGGGTTCGTTGCCTGTTGCGAGGTTCCGACAGCCGGTTCACGGGCCGGTGCCCGCGGGCGGCGCAATGGGACGCTCCGCGCAGCGCGGGATTTCGCCCACACGAGTAAGGTCTGGAGTAGATATGGGCGTGTTTTCACGGTTTCGCCGCCGTAAGGACGAGGCGTCGACAGAAGAGGCGGCTGCCGCGGCGGTGACGGCGGAGTCTCAGGCCCAGGGGGCCGGCGAAGAGGCCGCGGATTCCACTTCGGGGGACGACGGCGCCGAGGAGGCCGAGGGGGAGGCCACGGGCGCGCGGACGGACGAGGGCGACACCGCGGCGGCCGAGGGCGTCGAGATCCCCAAGCAGCAGTCCGCCGAGGCGGCAGCCGACAGTGAGGCGGGCGAGGGCGCCCGCCAGTGACGGGGTGAGCGGACGGGCGGCGCGGTGGTCACGGCGGCGCGGGCCCCGTCCCGGAATCCGTACGGGAAACGGCCGGGGAGCACACGCTCCGCGGCCGTTTCCGTGTCCACGAACGCCGGCTCGCCGGCCTGACGGTCTGACGGCCCGGTGACTGGGTGGCCGGCGGCCGGACGGCTTGACGGCCGGCGGCTGAACGGCTGGTGAGTCGGTGGCGCGCCGTCCCGGTGGTTCGGAGGGCCGGAGGGCCGGTGGGCCGGAGGCTCTACGACCAGGCCGCGACGAAGTAGCCCACCCCGTACGGCGCTTCCTCGCGCAGCAGTTCACCGCTCAGGCCCGCTCCCCGGGCGGCCCCGGCCAGTACGTGCCAGCAGGCCCGGCCGGACGCCTTGAGCGCGGCGGCCAGCTCCTCGTCCAGTGCGCTCAGCGCCGCCACGTCGGCGGTTCCCAGCGCGCGGGCCGCCTCGGCGTCGAACGCCTCGGCCCGCTCGTCGAAGTAGCCCGGCGCCTTGACCGAACGGCAGGCGCTGCCGTCCCCCATGACCAGCAGCGCCACCCGCCCGGCCGACGCGGCGATCTCCTGCCCGGCCTGGAGGCAGCGGTCCCGCTCCAGGGTCTCTGCGACCCCCAGCCCCTCCACGGGGGCGTCGGCCCAGTCCGTACGGCCCAGCAGCCAGGCGCCGACGGCCAGCGACGGCGGCAGCGACCGGCCGGCGGACGGGTCGGAGGGGGCCGGGGCGGCGGAGGGGACCGACGGGCCCAGCCGGACCTCCAGGTCCACGCCGAAGCCGCGGAAGGATCCGACGGCCCCCTGCGGGTACGGGCCCCGGCCGTCCTGCCCGGCCGGGCCGAGCACGACGAGCCGGTCGGGCCGGGCCGCGGCGAGCACACCGACGGCGTCCAGGCACGCGGCCCGCAGACCGTCCAGTTCGGGCGCGGCACCCGAGGCGACCTCGGGCACCAGAAGGGGCGGGCAGGGGCAGACTGCGGCGGCTACGAGCATGTCTGGCAGCGTAGCCGCCCGCCCCGCGCCCGGCCGCGCCCGACTGCCGGCTCGTACGGACCGGCCCGCCGCCCGTGACGACCGGAACAGCGCACAACGGCCCGGAACAGCGTTACAGAAACGCCCGATGAGACCGCAGAAACGCGGTAACGGCGTTACAGAGGGCAGCAGGGCAGCACGGCAGGTCAGCGCGGCAGGCACCTCCGTAACAGCGTTACGGAGGTGCCTCACCCAGGCGTATCCCTGGAGCCGGAGCCCTTACGCGTCGCAGCCGCAGCCCGGCGCGGCAGCCGCGAGCGGCGCCGGGGCCGGCGCGCCGATCTTCGGCAGGCCCAGCATCACGCCGGCCGGCTTCTGCACCGGGGCGGCGTTGCGCTTCTCCCAGGCGTCGCCCGCCCGCGTACGGCGTACGGCCTTGGCGGGCCCCTCGGCGAGCAGGTGGTGGGGGGGCGTAGGTGACCTCGACGGTCACCACGTCACCCGGCCGGACCGGCTCCTGCGGGCGGGTGAAGTGCACGAGGCGGTTGTCGGGCGCACGCCCGGACAGACGGTGGGTGGCGTCGTCCTTGCGACCCTCGCCTTCGGCGACCAGCACCTCCAGGGTGCGGCCGACCTGCTTCTTGTTCTCCTCCCAGGAGATCTCCTCCTGGAGGGCGACCAGCCGCTCGTAGCGCTCCTGGACGACGGCCTTGGGGATCTGGCCGTCCATCTCGGCGGCCGGGGTCCCGGGCCGCTTGGAGTACTGGAAGGTGAACGCCTGCGCGAAGCGGGACTCCCGGACGACGTGCAGGGTCTGCTCGAAGTCCTCGTCCGTCTCACCGGGGAAGCCGACGATGATGTCGGTGGAGATGGCGGCGTCCGGCATGGCGGCGCGCACCTTCTCGATGATGCCGAGGTAACGCTCCTGCCGGTAGGAGCGGCGCATGGCCTTCAGGACCGTGTCGGAACCGGACTGGAGCGGCATGTGCAACTGCGGCATGACGTTGGGGGTCTCGGCCATCGCCGCGATGACGTCGTCGGTGAAGTCGCGCGGGTGCGGCGAGGTGAAGCGGACCCGCTCCAGGCCCTCGATCTTCCCGCAGGCCCGCAGCAGCTTGCTGAAAGCCTCGCGGTCGCCGATGTCCGAGCCGTAGGCGTTGACGTTCTGGCCGAGCAGGGTGATCTCGCTGACGCCCTCGGCGACCAGGGCCTCCACCTCGGCGAGGATGTCGCCGGGCCGGCGGTCCTTCTCCTTGCCGCGCAGCGCCGGGACGATGCAGAAGGTGCAGGTGTTGTTGCAGCCCACCGAGATGGAGACCCAGGCCGCATACGCGCTCTCGCGGCGGGTGGGCAGCGTCGAGGGGAACGCCTCCAGCGATTCGGCGATCTCGACCTGCGCCTCCTCCTGGATACGGGCCCGCTCCAGAAGCACCGGCAGCTTGCCGATGTTGTGGGTGCCGAAGACCACGTCGACCCAGGGGGCCTTCTTGACGATGGTGTCGCGGTCCTTCTGGGCCAGGCAGCCGCCCACGGCGATCTGCATGCCCGGCCGCTGCGCCTTCTTGGGCGCGAGCTGGCCGAGGTTGCCGTACAGGCGGTTGTCCGCGTTCTCCCGTACCGCGCACGTGTTGAAGACGACGACGTCGGCACCGTCGGCGTCCTTGGGCGCGCGTACGTATCCGGCGTCCTCCAGGAGGCCCGAGAGCCGCTCGGAGTCGTGGACGTTCATCTGGCACCCGTAGGTGCGAATCTCGTAGCTTCTGGTTGCGCCCACTTCGTCCACTGCTCCGGTCCGGTCCCTGCTCGTCATCCCTCCAGGGTAAGGGGGGCCGGGGGAAGCCCGTGCAGGCGCGGTACGGCGCAGCCGGTCCGGTACGCCGCGCCGCAGCCGTCCCGGCCGGGCGGCGGGCACGGCAGCCGGGAGCCGTGCCCGGGTCGTGATGCGGCGGGCCCTCCCCTTCCCGGGGCCGGGCTGGCAGGATCTCCGCCATGCTCACAGCACTCCCCCGCATCGGCAGGCGCCGGGCGCTGCAGGCGGTCGCGGGCCTGGCCGGGCTCGGCCTGCTGCTGTGGTGGCTGCTGCCGCTGGGCGGCCCGCCCTCCCCCAGCGGCCGGGTGACACTGGCCACCGGCGTCCCGACCGGGGTGTACGCCCGGTACGGCGAGCTGCTGCGGCAGGACCTGCGCGAGGACCTGCCGGACCTGGACGTACGGCTGACCCGCAGCGAAGGCTCGGTCGACAACCTGCGGCAGCTCACCTCGGGCCGGGCGCAGTTCGCGATCGCGACGGCCGACGCGGTGGCCGAGTACCGGCGCAAAGGAGAGCGCGGCGCGCAGCGGCTGCGGGCCTGCGCGCGGCTGTACGACGACTACATCCAGCTCGTGGTGCCCGAGGACTCGCCGGTCCACTCGGCCAAGGGCCTGGCGCGGCTGCGGGTGGGGGTGGGCGCGGACGGCTCCGGCGTCCAGCTCATCACCCGGCGGCTGATGGAGGCTGCCGGGCTGGACTTCAAGCGGGACATCACGGCGGTACGGGTCGGGATCGACCGGATGCCGGGGATGCTGGAGCGCAAGGAGCTGGACGCCTTCGTGTGGTCCGGCGGGCTGCCGACCAGCGCGGTACAGCAGCTCGCGCGCCGGACGCCCGTACGGCTCGTCCAGCTCGCGGACCTGATCCAGCCGCTGCACAAACAGGGGGAGCGCAGCCGGTACTTCCGGGCGGCCGTCATGCCGGCCGACGCCTATCCGCAGGTCCAGCACGGTCAGGCGGTCAAGACCATCGCGGTCGCGAACCTTCTGGTGACCATGGATGGGGAGGACGCCGGGCTGACGGAGGGCATCACCCGTACGGTGATCAAGAGCCGGGACTGGATCGGGCGGGAGGTGCACGCGGCGCAGAAGGTGGATCTGCGGACGGCGGTCTTCACCGATCCGCTGCCGTTGCACGAGGGTGCGCGCCGCTATTACCAGTCGGAGAAGCCCTGATCCGGGCCGGTACGGGCCGATGCCGGTACCGGCCCGGGAACAACCGGGTCAGGCCACTCCAGGCCAGGTACTCCCAGACACGGACGCATTGCCCAGAGTCCGGACACAGTCACATATAGACGTCACATACCGACGTACGCACTCAGACGCGCGGCGCCCGCGTCGAGCGGCGGGCGGGCCGCCCGCCCCCGCTGCGTCCGCCGGCGCCCGTACCACGGCCACCGCCGCCGCCCGTACCGCCGCGACCGCCACCGCTCACCGCGCCACGACCGCCGCCGGTGCCGTTGCCGCCGCCCGTGGCGGCGGCGCCCCCACGACCCCGCCGCGACCGGCGACGCCCGCCGCCGGAGGAGGCGGCGGACGAGGACGCCGACGCGCCCTGCCCCTGCGGCGTCGGCGCCGTGAGGACCACCGGCACGCCGGACGGGGCCTGGGCACCGGTGATCCTTATGAGTTCGCCGTCGCCGGGGCGCACCCGCGCCGTCCCCGGCGTGATCTTCGCCCGGGCCATCAGCCGGTTCATGTCCCGGCGCTGCTCGGGGGTGACGAGGGTGACGACCGTGCCGGACTCGCCGGCCCGCGCGGTCCGCCCGCCGCGGTGCAGATAGTCCTTGGCCTCGGTCGGCGGGTCGACGTTCACCACCAGGTCGAGCCCGTCGATGTGGATGCCGCGGGCCGCGACGTTGGTGGCGATCAGCGCGGTCGCGTGGCCCGTACGGAACTGCTCCAGGGTGCGGGTGCGCTGCGGCTGGGACTTGCCGCCGTGCAGCGCCGCGGCCCGTACGCCCTGGGCCAGCAGGTGCTTGGTGAGCCGGTCGGCGCCGCGCTTGGTGTCCACGAACATGATCACGCGGCCGTCGCGGGCGGCGATCTCGGTGGCGGTGGCCCGCTTGTCGGTGGCCTCCACGTACAGGACGTGGTGGTCCATGGTGGTGACGGTCGCGGCCGAGGGGTCCACGGAGTGGGTCACCGGGTCGGTCAGGAAGCGGCGCACCAGCTTGTCGACATTACGGTCCAGCGTCGCGGAGAACAGCATCCGCTGGCCGTTCGGGTCGACCTTCTCCATCAG
Encoded proteins:
- a CDS encoding class III extradiol dioxygenase subunit B-like domain-containing protein; its protein translation is MLVAAAVCPCPPLLVPEVASGAAPELDGLRAACLDAVGVLAAARPDRLVVLGPAGQDGRGPYPQGAVGSFRGFGVDLEVRLGPSVPSAAPAPSDPSAGRSLPPSLAVGAWLLGRTDWADAPVEGLGVAETLERDRCLQAGQEIAASAGRVALLVMGDGSACRSVKAPGYFDERAEAFDAEAARALGTADVAALSALDEELAAALKASGRACWHVLAGAARGAGLSGELLREEAPYGVGYFVAAWS
- a CDS encoding TAXI family TRAP transporter solute-binding subunit yields the protein MLTALPRIGRRRALQAVAGLAGLGLLLWWLLPLGGPPSPSGRVTLATGVPTGVYARYGELLRQDLREDLPDLDVRLTRSEGSVDNLRQLTSGRAQFAIATADAVAEYRRKGERGAQRLRACARLYDDYIQLVVPEDSPVHSAKGLARLRVGVGADGSGVQLITRRLMEAAGLDFKRDITAVRVGIDRMPGMLERKELDAFVWSGGLPTSAVQQLARRTPVRLVQLADLIQPLHKQGERSRYFRAAVMPADAYPQVQHGQAVKTIAVANLLVTMDGEDAGLTEGITRTVIKSRDWIGREVHAAQKVDLRTAVFTDPLPLHEGARRYYQSEKP
- the miaA gene encoding tRNA (adenosine(37)-N6)-dimethylallyltransferase MiaA, whose translation is MNTAVPVPRVIAVVGPTAAGKSDLGVALARHLGGEVVNADSMQLYRGMDIGTAKLTVAERRNVPHHLLDVWDVTEAASVAEYQRLARAEIDRLLAAGRTPVLVGGSGLYVRAAIDALDFPGTDPEVRARLEEELAELGSGALHARLAAADPEAARAILPGNGRRIVRALEVIEITGRPFTANLPGHEAFYDTLQIGVDVERPELDGRIAARVDRMWDEGLVEEVRRLEGAGLREGRTASRALGYQQVLAQLAGECTEQEAREETVRATKRFARRQDSWFRRDPRVHWLSGAADRREELTGLALALLERPVTA
- a CDS encoding DEAD/DEAH box helicase yields the protein MPLAPALLTALREQGVTEPFPIQAATLPATLAGRDVLGRGRTGSGKTLAFGLAMLSRTAGRRAQSKCPLAMVLVPTRELATQVTDALTPYARALDLRTATVVGGTSITRQVEALRKGAEILVATPGRLADLLDRRACALDQVAITVLDEADQMTDMGFLPQVTRLMEKVDPNGQRMLFSATLDRNVDKLVRRFLTDPVTHSVDPSAATVTTMDHHVLYVEATDKRATATEIAARDGRVIMFVDTKRGADRLTKHLLAQGVRAAALHGGKSQPQRTRTLEQFRTGHATALIATNVAARGIHIDGLDLVVNVDPPTEAKDYLHRGGRTARAGESGTVVTLVTPEQRRDMNRLMARAKITPGTARVRPGDGELIRITGAQAPSGVPVVLTAPTPQGQGASASSSAASSGGGRRRSRRGRGGAAATGGGNGTGGGRGAVSGGGRGGTGGGGGRGTGAGGRSGGGRPARRSTRAPRV